From Vigna unguiculata cultivar IT97K-499-35 chromosome 5, ASM411807v1, whole genome shotgun sequence, the proteins below share one genomic window:
- the LOC114186161 gene encoding gibberellin 2-beta-dioxygenase 1-like, with product MASTFSSIIPIVDLSKPDAKTLIVNACEEFGFFKVINHGVPMEAISQLETEALKFFSLPLNEKEKVGPPNPFGYGSKRIGPNGDVGWVEYLLLNTNQEHDFSLYGKNPEKFRCLLNSYMCSVKKMACDILELMAEGLKIQQKNAFSKLLRDKESDSVFRVNHYPACPELAVNGQNMIGFGEHTDPQIISLLRSNNTSGLQIYLRDGSWISVPPDHNSFFINVGDSLQVMTNGRFRSVRHRVFANGFKSRLSMIYFGGPPLSEKITPLPSLMKGKESLYKEFTWFEYKNSTFGSRLADNRLGHFERIAAS from the exons ATGGCTTCCACATTCTCTTCCATAATTCCCATTGTCGACCTTTCCAAACCTGATGCGAAAACCCTCATAGTGAATGCTTGTGAGGAGTTTGGATTCTTCAAAGTCATCAACCATGGAGTCCCCATGGAAGCTATATCCCAATTGGAAACCGAGGCACTCAAGTTCTTCTCTTTGCCACTCAATGAGAAGGAAAAAGTAGGGCCTCCCAATCCATTTGGGTATGGTAGCAAGAGGATTGGACCCAATGGTGATGTTGGTTGGGTTGAGTATCTTCTTCTAAACACCAATCAAGAACACGATTTTTCTCTCTATGGTAAAAACCCGGAGAAATTCAG GTGTCTGTTGAACAGCTACATGTGTTCTGTGAAGAAAATGGCTTGTGATATTCTTGAGCTGATGGCAGAAGGGCTTAAGATTCAGCAGAAGAATGCATTCAGTAAGCTTCTGAGGGATAAAGAAAGTGACTCTGTTTTCAGGGTGAATCATTATCCTGCTTGCCCTGAACTTGCTGTGAATGGTCAGAACATGATTGGGTTTGGAGAACACACAGACCCACAAATCATATCTCTGCTTAGGTCTAACAACACTTCTGGCCTTCAAATTTATCTCAGAGATGGAAGCTGGATTTCAGTCCCACCTGATCACAACTCCTTCTTCATCAATGTTGGAGATTCTCTTCAG GTTATGACTAATGGACGGTTTCGGAGTGTGAGACACAGGGTTTTTGCAAATGGGTTCAAGTCCAGGCTCTCAATGATTTACTTTGGAGGTCCACCTTTGAGTGAGAAAATAACACCATTGCCCTCTCTgatgaaaggaaaagaaagtcTATACAAAGAGTTTACGTGGTTCGAGTACAAGAATTCAACCTTTGGTTCAAGATTGGCTGACAATAGGCTTGGACATTTTGAGAGAATTGCAGCTTCATAA